The DNA window AAAAAAGGAActtcattgaaaattaaaatgcaacTGATGTCACAAATCATGACTAAAAGGAACCTGATGATGGATAGCTGACACTCTTTAAGTCTTATCCGAACAAGTATTTGATAACATAGCAATGTTATGTTTGGAATCTCAAAAGTTTGCTGAAGTTGTAATTACTCACTTATTGTTTTGACAGGAAGATGTCAGTGAGTCAAAAAGGAGTCAGCTAGAGTTCGTTACTGAAGAGGATACAGGGCACTTAGTTGAGGAGCCTGATACTTCTTCGTTTACTGCGTTCTTATACTCTTTGTTATCGTCCTCAGAGTCTGGAAATAATCCAAAATTGGATGAGCAAAATGATCATTCAGCACAAATGGGTGACCAGCTATCAGAGAATGTAGCAAAAGAGAGTGGCACAAAAAAGGGGTTATTTTCAAGGGGCAAACAAACTCTAAGAGCTGTTTACCAAGCTACAAGAATTGGTGGAAATCGGAGCCAAGAAAGCAAGGGTAATTCAGACTTGAAAAATGTTGATGAGAATGATGATTTTGGTGGGCTTGAGGTGAAGATGCCGAGGCAGAACATGAAAGAGCCTGTTGCTTTGGGAGATCTTCCAGGCATATCTGAACCTTCATTGCTTCtttcagagaaagaaagaagcacCCTTTATGTTTCCCTTCCAGCACTTGTTCAAGGGAGGAAATGGTTATTGCTCTACAGGTACAGGAGTACAGATTTTAAATAtacaattgattttaaaatatatatagtcatGTGATTGATAGCTAGGTAATAAATGGCAGTCTTTCCTTGACTTTCTCTTTCCATGGAGTTCTTTGTAGTACATGGAGGCACGGGATATCTCTTTCAACCTTGTATAGAAGAAGCATGCTTTGGTCTGGACATAGCTTGCTGGTAATGCTAATTTACTTTTGGCTAAGGACAATacgttttgtatttatttaatttagatttgtCTCCTGAAGGTTATTTTGCAAGTggaaacccccccccccccaaccaCACACATGCATGTATATGAATCAttaccaaaattgaattcacATTTGGGAGTAATTATATCGTACTGTTAC is part of the Populus trichocarpa isolate Nisqually-1 chromosome 7, P.trichocarpa_v4.1, whole genome shotgun sequence genome and encodes:
- the LOC7490212 gene encoding uncharacterized protein LOC7490212 translates to MGKQQKSLRSKAVHFVSDLTTVILNPISDKPSKHPTPLPHPPPEDVSESKRSQLEFVTEEDTGHLVEEPDTSSFTAFLYSLLSSSESGNNPKLDEQNDHSAQMGDQLSENVAKESGTKKGLFSRGKQTLRAVYQATRIGGNRSQESKGNSDLKNVDENDDFGGLEVKMPRQNMKEPVALGDLPGISEPSLLLSEKERSTLYVSLPALVQGRKWLLLYSTWRHGISLSTLYRRSMLWSGHSLLVVGDRKGAVFGGLVEAPLRPTNKKYQGTNSTFVFTNKPGHPVIFRPTGANRYFTLCSTDFLAIGGGGRFALYMDSDLLNGSSSVSETYGNPCLAHTEDFEVKEVELWGFVYGSKYEEILALSRTESPGICRF